In Micromonospora sp. NBC_01813, the following are encoded in one genomic region:
- a CDS encoding DUF4212 domain-containing protein: MTEVSPDSSPGGGETPPPTTAPPDNGWRQEYWRRNLRLMVILLAIWFVVSFVCGILLIQPLNNIVIAGFPLGFWFAQQGSIYVFVILILVYAKMMDRLDNEYGVNEQPAEGGAK, translated from the coding sequence GTGACCGAGGTAAGCCCCGATAGCAGCCCAGGTGGCGGGGAAACGCCACCACCGACCACGGCACCGCCAGACAACGGCTGGCGCCAGGAGTACTGGCGCCGGAACCTCCGGCTGATGGTGATCCTGCTGGCCATCTGGTTCGTCGTCTCGTTCGTTTGCGGCATCCTGCTCATCCAGCCGCTGAACAACATCGTGATCGCCGGATTCCCGCTCGGCTTCTGGTTCGCCCAGCAGGGATCGATCTACGTCTTTGTGATCCTGATCCTGGTGTACGCCAAGATGATGGACCGCCTGGACAACGAATACGGCGTCAATGAGCAGCCCGCGGAAGGTGGTGCCAAGTGA
- a CDS encoding sodium:solute symporter family protein, translated as MSEIQGWTLGFIIVTFAVYLGIAWRSRVKETTGFYVAGQGIPTVANGAAVAADWMSAASFISMAGLIAFLGSDGSIYLMGWTGGYVLLALLIAPYLRKWGKFTVPEFVGDRYSETVRTIAAIAAIIISFTYVVGQMRGGGIVFSRFLGLDITGGVIVAALIIFAYAVLGGMKGITWTQVSQYTVLIIAYLIPAIAVAQQATGIPIPQVSFGQILDELNAMSVQMGLSQFTEAFSARPQIDVFLVTMSLMIGTAGLPHVIVRFYTTKTVRGARYSAFWALFFIALLYTTAPAVGAFTKLNVLEAVNGVAVDALPAWVDNWAATGLITFGENVTTIGSVSNNPASGADLIVNNDILVLASPEIAGLPAPIVGLVAAGGMAAAMSTAAGLLLVISSSFSHDLYFRRVKKDSTDKQRLLAGRIAMGLAVLISVYAGINPPAFVAQVVAFAFGLAAASFFPVIVLGIFWKRCNATGAAAGMVSGMVFTAAYMIYTLPVFGTAAHAHIFDISPEAIGTIGAIVNFIVTIVVSKMTAPPPEEISEMVENIRYPAATRRTVSAGTTGDAA; from the coding sequence GTGAGCGAGATCCAGGGCTGGACACTCGGCTTCATCATCGTCACCTTCGCCGTCTACCTGGGCATCGCCTGGCGCAGCCGGGTCAAGGAGACCACCGGCTTCTACGTCGCCGGCCAGGGCATTCCCACCGTAGCCAACGGTGCCGCCGTCGCCGCCGACTGGATGTCGGCAGCCTCGTTCATCTCGATGGCCGGCCTGATCGCCTTCCTCGGATCGGACGGCTCCATCTACCTGATGGGCTGGACCGGTGGCTACGTGCTGCTGGCCCTGCTGATCGCCCCGTACCTTCGCAAGTGGGGCAAGTTCACGGTGCCGGAATTCGTCGGCGACCGGTACTCGGAAACTGTTCGGACGATCGCCGCGATCGCCGCGATCATCATTTCCTTCACCTACGTCGTCGGCCAGATGCGCGGTGGTGGCATCGTGTTCAGCCGCTTCCTCGGACTGGACATCACCGGCGGCGTGATCGTCGCGGCGCTCATCATCTTCGCGTACGCGGTGCTCGGCGGCATGAAGGGCATCACCTGGACCCAGGTGTCGCAGTACACGGTGCTCATCATCGCCTACCTCATCCCGGCGATCGCGGTGGCCCAGCAGGCCACCGGTATTCCGATCCCGCAGGTCTCGTTCGGGCAGATCCTCGACGAACTCAACGCCATGAGCGTGCAGATGGGGCTGAGCCAGTTCACCGAGGCGTTCTCGGCCCGACCGCAGATCGACGTCTTCCTGGTGACGATGTCGTTGATGATCGGCACCGCCGGCCTGCCGCACGTGATCGTCCGGTTCTACACCACGAAGACCGTCCGGGGCGCCCGCTACTCGGCATTCTGGGCGCTGTTCTTCATCGCCCTGCTCTACACCACCGCCCCGGCGGTCGGCGCGTTCACCAAGCTGAACGTGCTGGAGGCGGTCAACGGCGTCGCGGTGGACGCCCTACCCGCCTGGGTCGACAACTGGGCGGCGACCGGGCTGATCACGTTCGGCGAGAACGTGACGACCATCGGGTCGGTCAGCAACAACCCGGCCTCCGGGGCCGACCTGATCGTCAACAACGACATCCTGGTGCTGGCCAGTCCGGAAATCGCCGGGCTACCCGCACCGATCGTCGGTCTGGTGGCTGCCGGCGGTATGGCCGCCGCGATGTCCACCGCCGCCGGTCTGCTGCTGGTCATCTCGTCGTCGTTCTCGCACGACCTGTACTTCCGCCGGGTCAAGAAGGACTCGACGGACAAGCAGCGGCTGCTCGCCGGCCGGATCGCGATGGGCCTCGCGGTGCTGATCTCGGTGTACGCCGGCATCAACCCGCCGGCGTTCGTCGCGCAGGTGGTCGCGTTCGCCTTCGGCCTCGCCGCAGCGAGCTTCTTCCCGGTCATCGTGCTCGGCATCTTCTGGAAACGATGTAACGCCACCGGCGCCGCCGCCGGCATGGTGTCCGGCATGGTGTTCACCGCCGCGTACATGATCTACACGCTGCCGGTCTTCGGCACGGCGGCGCACGCGCACATCTTCGACATCAGCCCGGAGGCCATCGGCACCATCGGCGCCATCGTCAACTTCATCGTCACGATCGTCGTGTCGAAGATGACGGCGCCACCGCCGGAGGAGATCTCCGAGATGGTGGAGAACATCCGCTACCCCGCCGCCACCCGGCGCACGGTGTCAGCCGGCACCACCGGCGACGCTGCCTGA
- a CDS encoding low temperature requirement protein A, with amino-acid sequence MHDESPHPHPTAGGFRLVRRNPLVAGDVSWMELFVDLFFVYAFLKVTDLMAADPTALGTIRGILVILLLWHCWTACVWLGNVIHVDRGGMPLIMAGIAVVLLAIGVSVPETFVDRPGSLSSPLIVVIGYLVVRVSILAVLTRARWNEGPAGRQPAAIAWLTLAGSAPVLLTAALLPTWLLDWLPASFDPDLVRLGLFALALAIDFLILAAVGRGTWQMVSPWHLTERHALVVLIALGETIISVGSGGGPGTNVPATWALIAAAALSMVVVTVLWWSYFDLAKILAEHALARLRGVDQTRMGRDAYSGLHLPMIGGLIVLALGLKQAVAVTSDGSEHPWDAANVLTLYAGVLLYLVALVGFEWQTVRLLGRSPLLGIALLLGVLPLASRLSALGSLTLLAGCLVAMLIADRTVFHRRHRHLHRLVESDASRLHGVTPRELFLDLVFVFAFIQVTSLMTRQTSPLGIVRGLTLLALLWWSWTSYSWLTNAVRTETMLVRFTTTGIATSILVIGIAIPHAFQPSPGSLPGSLLIVACYLAGQLLQTVLLWQASRADPVLGSLAKENAVPSTAAMLLLVGFAVVELVSPDRLAPLPAVTFLWVAALAIQFVGSYPTGVRRWRPRSTRHWVDRYALILLIAFGEAIISVGLAVDGSPITGTVMVVVTVAATAIGLLWWAYFTTIDSSRLALEARTGVDRAKLARDAFTYLHLPMIAGIVMVAYGLHQVVASHDETAIRYGHFAVYWGVAFYLLANQVYWWRIWRTVSWWRIASAVVVVGLAFPTAALPAVWTLPALTTFGLVCAAAELRRGGDPRTHQPGLTG; translated from the coding sequence GTGCACGACGAAAGCCCGCACCCGCACCCGACCGCCGGCGGCTTCCGCCTGGTGCGGCGGAATCCGCTGGTCGCCGGCGACGTCAGCTGGATGGAACTCTTCGTCGACCTGTTCTTCGTGTACGCCTTCCTCAAGGTCACCGACCTGATGGCCGCCGACCCCACCGCGCTCGGCACGATCCGCGGGATTCTGGTGATCCTGCTGCTGTGGCACTGCTGGACGGCGTGCGTCTGGCTCGGCAACGTCATCCACGTCGATCGCGGCGGCATGCCGCTGATCATGGCGGGCATCGCCGTCGTGCTGCTGGCCATCGGGGTCTCGGTGCCCGAGACGTTCGTCGACCGGCCCGGCAGCCTGTCCAGTCCGCTCATCGTGGTGATCGGCTACCTGGTGGTCCGGGTGAGCATCCTCGCGGTCCTCACCCGCGCCCGCTGGAACGAGGGACCCGCCGGGCGGCAGCCGGCGGCCATCGCGTGGCTGACGCTCGCCGGATCGGCACCGGTGCTGCTCACCGCCGCGCTGCTACCGACCTGGCTGCTGGACTGGCTGCCGGCAAGCTTCGACCCCGACCTGGTACGGCTCGGGCTGTTCGCCCTCGCACTGGCGATCGACTTCCTCATCCTGGCGGCGGTCGGCCGGGGAACCTGGCAGATGGTCTCGCCGTGGCACCTGACCGAACGGCACGCGCTCGTCGTCCTGATCGCCCTCGGGGAGACGATCATCTCGGTCGGCTCCGGCGGCGGTCCCGGCACCAACGTCCCGGCCACCTGGGCGCTGATCGCCGCCGCCGCACTGAGCATGGTCGTCGTCACCGTGCTCTGGTGGAGCTACTTCGACCTCGCGAAGATCCTCGCCGAACACGCCCTGGCCCGCCTGCGCGGCGTCGACCAGACCAGGATGGGCCGCGACGCCTACAGCGGGCTGCACCTGCCGATGATCGGTGGCCTGATCGTCCTCGCCCTCGGCCTCAAACAGGCGGTCGCGGTCACCTCCGACGGGTCCGAGCATCCCTGGGACGCGGCAAACGTGCTGACCCTCTACGCCGGCGTCCTGCTCTACCTGGTGGCGCTGGTCGGCTTCGAATGGCAGACGGTGCGACTGCTGGGCCGCAGCCCGCTCCTCGGCATCGCCCTGCTGCTGGGCGTACTCCCGCTGGCCAGCCGGCTGTCGGCGCTGGGCTCGCTGACGCTGCTGGCCGGCTGCCTCGTCGCGATGCTGATCGCCGACCGCACCGTGTTCCACCGCCGGCACCGGCACCTGCACCGGCTGGTCGAGTCCGACGCGTCCCGGCTGCACGGCGTCACCCCCCGGGAACTCTTCCTCGATCTGGTCTTCGTCTTCGCGTTCATCCAGGTCACCTCGCTGATGACCCGGCAGACCTCACCGTTGGGCATCGTCCGGGGGTTGACCCTGCTCGCGCTGCTGTGGTGGTCCTGGACGTCGTACTCCTGGCTGACCAACGCCGTGCGGACCGAGACCATGCTGGTCCGGTTCACCACCACCGGGATCGCCACCTCGATCCTGGTGATCGGTATCGCCATCCCGCATGCGTTCCAACCGTCACCCGGCAGCCTGCCCGGCTCGCTGCTCATCGTGGCCTGCTACCTCGCCGGGCAACTGCTGCAGACCGTCCTGCTGTGGCAGGCGTCGCGCGCGGATCCGGTGTTGGGCTCCCTCGCCAAGGAGAACGCGGTCCCGTCCACCGCCGCCATGCTGCTGCTCGTCGGCTTCGCGGTCGTCGAACTGGTGTCGCCGGACCGGCTGGCCCCGCTGCCGGCGGTGACGTTCCTGTGGGTCGCCGCGCTGGCCATCCAGTTCGTCGGCAGCTATCCGACCGGGGTACGCCGCTGGCGTCCCCGGTCGACCCGACACTGGGTGGACCGGTACGCGCTGATCCTGCTGATCGCGTTCGGTGAGGCGATCATCTCGGTCGGCCTGGCCGTCGACGGAAGTCCGATCACCGGCACCGTCATGGTGGTGGTCACCGTCGCCGCGACCGCGATCGGCCTGCTGTGGTGGGCGTACTTCACCACCATCGACTCGTCCCGCCTCGCGCTGGAGGCGAGGACCGGGGTCGACCGGGCCAAGCTGGCCCGCGACGCCTTCACCTACCTGCACCTGCCAATGATCGCCGGCATCGTCATGGTCGCGTACGGCCTGCATCAGGTCGTCGCCTCGCACGACGAGACCGCGATCAGGTACGGGCACTTCGCTGTCTACTGGGGAGTGGCGTTCTACCTGCTGGCCAACCAGGTGTACTGGTGGCGGATCTGGCGCACGGTCAGCTGGTGGCGGATCGCCAGCGCGGTCGTGGTTGTCGGGCTGGCGTTTCCGACCGCCGCGCTGCCCGCCGTCTGGACGCTGCCGGCGCTCACCACCTTCGGTCTGGTCTGCGCCGCCGCCGAGTTGCGGCGCGGCGGTGATCCCCGCACCCACCAGCCCGGGTTGACCGGCTGA
- a CDS encoding DUF1905 domain-containing protein, giving the protein MIIDFDAELWLWAARRGDSWTFVSLPAETSEEIRELTAGTRRGFGSVRVQATIGASSWTTSIFPDSAKGCYVLPVKRAIRVAEDLHQGDLVAVTVELIAS; this is encoded by the coding sequence GTGATCATCGACTTCGACGCCGAGCTGTGGCTCTGGGCGGCCCGACGGGGCGACAGTTGGACCTTTGTCAGCCTGCCGGCCGAGACGTCCGAGGAGATCCGGGAACTCACCGCCGGCACCCGCCGCGGCTTCGGCTCGGTCCGGGTCCAGGCGACCATCGGCGCGAGCTCGTGGACAACGTCGATCTTCCCGGACAGCGCCAAGGGCTGCTACGTACTGCCGGTAAAGCGGGCGATCCGGGTGGCCGAGGACCTGCACCAGGGCGACCTCGTCGCCGTCACGGTCGAGTTGATCGCCAGCTGA
- a CDS encoding MerR family transcriptional regulator, producing the protein MATDIATDSRGGTGMRVAELAAAVGLSPDTIRYYERAGLLPPPGRTAAGYRMYQFDAVDRLRFVQGCQRLGLRLREIADLLAVRDTGVCPCEPAEQLLRRRMAEVDAELARLSALRAEMAAMAAALPSAGCPPPEPGRWCPPGDEGR; encoded by the coding sequence ATGGCCACCGACATCGCCACCGACAGTCGCGGCGGCACCGGAATGCGGGTCGCCGAACTCGCCGCCGCCGTCGGGCTGTCGCCGGACACGATCCGCTACTACGAGCGGGCCGGGCTGCTGCCACCACCGGGGCGGACCGCCGCCGGATACCGGATGTACCAGTTCGACGCGGTGGACCGGCTGCGGTTCGTTCAGGGCTGCCAGCGACTCGGGCTACGGCTGCGGGAGATCGCCGACCTGCTCGCCGTACGCGACACGGGGGTGTGTCCGTGCGAGCCGGCCGAGCAGTTGCTGCGTCGCCGGATGGCGGAGGTCGACGCGGAGTTGGCCCGGTTGTCGGCGCTGCGGGCGGAGATGGCGGCGATGGCGGCGGCGTTGCCGTCGGCTGGCTGCCCGCCGCCGGAGCCGGGCCGCTGGTGCCCACCAGGTGACGAGGGGAGGTGA
- a CDS encoding cellulase family glycosylhydrolase, translated as MTQQTTTGRGRRWRAGLVAGGVTAALLGGSFAIAASAHAATGCRVVYSAPSQWPGGFTANVNVTNLGDPINGWRLTWTFPSGQQVTQAWNANVTSSGSQVTATNVSYNANLGTNATVSFGFNGSWTGSNTAPTSFALNGVTCTGSVGPPTAPPTGSPSPTVPPTTAPPTTAPPSPTPTTTPRPPGNPQAIVDDMQPGWNLGNTLDSTGDNLAGSGETSWGNPLVTQALIRNIKAQGFKSIRIPTTWTHHHGGAPNYTIDPTRLARVKQVVDWALAEDLYVMINLHHDSWQWINYMPSNQATVLARYSALWTQLATTFRDSSPKLHFESVNEPQFTGSSGDAQNAQLLDELNRRFHQIVRGSGGNNATRLLILPTLHTSSDQARLTELASTFTALNDPNLIATVHYYGYWPFSVNVAGGYRFDATAQQDVVDSLNRVHSTFVSRGIPVVIGEFGLLGFDRHTGTIQQGEKLKFFEFFGYHTRTRNIAIQLWDNGQHLGRTSFQWSDPELIAQIKSAWTTRSGTAASDMIFVPRTGAITAKSLALNLNGLTFQSLRQGNTNLVQGTDYTISGNQLTLTASAVTRLAGNRAYGVNATLHAHFSAGVPWRINIVSSDRPVLQNATGTTSAFTIPTAFNGDQLATMEARYADGSNAGPHNWTSYKEFDVTFAPNYGANNISLTSTFFAEVNDNAPVTLTFHFWSGATVTYTVRRSGSSVTGTVS; from the coding sequence ATGACCCAACAGACAACGACGGGCCGCGGCCGGCGGTGGCGCGCCGGCCTGGTCGCCGGTGGCGTCACCGCGGCCCTACTCGGCGGCAGCTTCGCCATCGCCGCCAGTGCCCACGCGGCGACCGGCTGCCGCGTGGTGTACTCGGCGCCGTCCCAGTGGCCCGGTGGATTCACCGCGAACGTCAACGTCACCAACCTCGGTGACCCGATCAACGGCTGGCGGCTGACCTGGACGTTCCCGTCCGGCCAGCAGGTGACCCAGGCGTGGAACGCCAACGTCACCAGCTCAGGCAGCCAGGTCACCGCGACCAACGTCAGCTACAACGCGAACCTCGGCACCAACGCGACCGTCTCCTTCGGTTTCAACGGATCGTGGACGGGCAGCAACACCGCCCCGACCTCGTTCGCGTTGAACGGCGTCACCTGCACCGGCAGCGTCGGCCCGCCCACCGCGCCGCCCACCGGTTCGCCGTCGCCGACGGTCCCACCGACCACCGCACCACCGACCACCGCGCCGCCGTCCCCGACACCGACCACCACCCCGCGCCCGCCGGGCAACCCGCAAGCGATCGTCGACGACATGCAGCCGGGCTGGAACCTCGGGAACACCCTCGACTCGACCGGCGACAACCTGGCCGGCAGCGGCGAGACCTCCTGGGGCAACCCGCTGGTCACCCAGGCGCTGATCCGCAACATCAAGGCGCAGGGCTTCAAGAGCATCCGGATCCCGACGACCTGGACCCACCACCACGGCGGTGCCCCCAACTACACGATCGACCCGACCCGGCTGGCCCGGGTCAAGCAGGTCGTCGACTGGGCCCTCGCCGAGGACCTCTACGTCATGATCAACCTGCATCACGACTCGTGGCAGTGGATCAACTACATGCCGAGCAACCAGGCCACCGTGCTGGCCCGCTACAGCGCACTGTGGACCCAGCTGGCCACCACGTTCCGTGACTCGTCACCGAAGCTGCACTTCGAGAGCGTCAACGAGCCGCAGTTCACCGGCAGCTCCGGCGACGCCCAGAACGCCCAACTGCTCGACGAGCTGAACCGCCGGTTCCACCAGATCGTGCGCGGCTCCGGCGGCAACAACGCCACCCGGCTGCTGATCCTGCCGACCCTGCACACCTCGTCGGACCAGGCCCGGCTCACCGAACTGGCCAGCACCTTCACCGCGTTGAACGACCCCAACCTGATCGCCACCGTGCACTACTACGGATACTGGCCGTTCAGCGTCAACGTGGCCGGTGGCTACCGCTTCGACGCCACCGCCCAGCAGGACGTGGTCGACTCGCTCAACCGGGTGCACAGCACCTTCGTCTCGCGTGGCATCCCGGTCGTGATCGGCGAATTCGGTCTGCTCGGCTTCGACCGGCACACCGGCACCATCCAGCAGGGTGAGAAGCTGAAGTTCTTCGAGTTCTTCGGCTACCACACCCGTACCCGCAACATCGCCATCCAGCTCTGGGACAACGGCCAGCACCTGGGCCGGACCAGTTTCCAGTGGAGCGACCCCGAGCTGATCGCGCAGATCAAGTCCGCGTGGACCACCCGGAGCGGCACCGCCGCCAGCGACATGATCTTCGTGCCGCGGACCGGCGCCATCACGGCCAAGTCCCTCGCGCTGAACCTCAACGGACTGACCTTCCAGTCGCTGCGCCAGGGCAACACCAACCTGGTGCAGGGCACCGACTACACAATCAGCGGCAACCAGCTGACGCTGACCGCGTCGGCGGTCACCCGACTGGCCGGCAACCGGGCGTACGGGGTGAACGCCACCCTGCACGCCCACTTCTCGGCCGGCGTGCCGTGGCGGATCAACATCGTCTCGTCCGACCGGCCGGTGCTGCAGAACGCGACCGGCACCACCTCGGCGTTCACCATCCCGACGGCCTTCAACGGCGACCAGTTGGCCACCATGGAGGCCCGGTACGCGGACGGATCCAACGCCGGCCCGCACAACTGGACGTCGTACAAGGAGTTCGACGTGACGTTCGCGCCGAACTACGGCGCCAACAACATCTCGTTGACGTCGACCTTCTTCGCCGAGGTCAACGACAACGCCCCGGTGACGCTCACCTTCCACTTCTGGAGCGGGGCCACCGTCACCTACACGGTGCGTCGCAGCGGCTCGTCGGTGACCGGCACCGTTTCGTAG
- the ispG gene encoding flavodoxin-dependent (E)-4-hydroxy-3-methylbut-2-enyl-diphosphate synthase codes for MTAVSLGMPAVPPPPLAPRRVSRQIMVGSVPVGGGAPVSVQSMTTTLTSDVNATLQQIAELTASGCQIVRVAVPSQDDADALPAIARKSQIPVIADIHFQPKYVFAAIDAGCAAVRVNPGNIRQFDDKVAEIARAASAAGTPIRIGVNAGSLDKRLLAKHGKATAEALVESALWECSLFEEHGFRDIKISVKHNDPVVMIRAYRLLAERCDYPLHLGVTEAGPAFQGTIKSAVAFGALLAEGIGDTIRVSLSAPPVEEIKVGAAILESLGLRERGLEIVSCPSCGRAQVDVYTLADQVTAALEGFPAPLRVAVMGCVVNGPGEAREADLGVASGNGKGQIFVRGEVIKTVPESQIVETLVEEALRLADEMGTELPPELRELVSGPTVTVH; via the coding sequence GTGACCGCTGTCAGTCTGGGCATGCCCGCGGTGCCGCCGCCGCCGTTGGCGCCGCGCCGGGTCAGCCGGCAGATCATGGTCGGTTCGGTGCCGGTGGGCGGCGGTGCGCCGGTCTCCGTACAGTCGATGACCACGACCTTGACCTCGGACGTCAACGCCACACTGCAGCAGATCGCCGAGCTGACGGCGTCCGGTTGCCAGATCGTGCGGGTGGCGGTGCCGTCGCAGGACGACGCGGACGCGTTGCCGGCGATCGCCCGCAAGTCGCAGATCCCGGTGATCGCCGACATCCACTTCCAGCCCAAGTACGTCTTCGCGGCGATCGACGCCGGTTGCGCGGCGGTGCGGGTCAACCCGGGCAACATCCGGCAGTTCGACGACAAGGTGGCGGAGATCGCCCGGGCGGCGTCGGCGGCCGGTACGCCGATCCGGATCGGGGTCAACGCCGGCTCGCTGGACAAGCGGCTGTTGGCCAAGCACGGCAAGGCGACCGCCGAGGCGCTGGTCGAGTCGGCGCTGTGGGAGTGTTCGCTGTTCGAGGAGCATGGCTTCCGGGACATCAAGATCTCGGTGAAGCACAACGACCCGGTGGTGATGATCCGGGCGTACCGGCTGCTCGCCGAGCGTTGCGACTACCCGCTGCATCTCGGGGTGACCGAGGCGGGTCCGGCGTTCCAGGGCACGATCAAGTCGGCGGTGGCGTTCGGCGCCCTACTGGCCGAGGGGATCGGTGACACGATCCGGGTGTCGCTGTCCGCGCCGCCGGTGGAGGAGATCAAGGTCGGCGCGGCGATCCTGGAGTCGCTCGGGCTGCGTGAGCGTGGCCTGGAGATCGTCTCCTGCCCGTCGTGCGGCCGGGCGCAGGTCGACGTCTACACCCTCGCCGACCAGGTGACCGCCGCGCTGGAGGGTTTTCCGGCGCCGCTGCGGGTCGCGGTGATGGGTTGCGTGGTCAACGGGCCGGGTGAGGCGCGCGAGGCCGATCTCGGGGTGGCGTCCGGCAACGGCAAGGGTCAGATCTTCGTCCGTGGCGAGGTGATCAAGACCGTACCTGAGTCCCAGATCGTGGAGACGTTGGTGGAGGAGGCGCTGCGGCTCGCCGACGAGATGGGCACCGAGTTGCCGCCGGAGCTGCGTGAGTTGGTTTCCGGGCCGACGGTGACGGTGCACTGA
- a CDS encoding M50 family metallopeptidase — MAYLLGVVLFALAILVSVSLHEAGHMVTAKKFGMKVTRYFVGFGPTIWSFRRGETEYGLKAIPLGGFCKIVGMTPQDDDVAPEDESRVMWRFPVWKRTIVMSAGSITHFGLAIVALWLAAVFMGLPNPDFPSSEEQAREEPAVVAVTDCVVVENVSRVCAATDPASPAAEAGLRDGDRILAVDGAPVQTWGDMLEVVRGAEPGTATITYERDGTTGTVEADLAAVQRPALGSDDGPVSTVAALGVGLRIEKPGLVTYGPLEAFGATGDYLREMAIGTVEAMMRIPEKIPALWASITGAERDIDTPISVVGASRLGGEAVANDAWELFVLLFISLNFFVGVFNLLPLLPLDGGHIAIIWFEKLRSWLYAAIGRPDPGRVDYFKLMPLTYVVLLVGGAFTLLTVTADVVNPITLFTR; from the coding sequence ATGGCGTACCTGCTCGGGGTGGTTCTTTTCGCCCTTGCGATTCTCGTCTCGGTCAGCCTCCACGAGGCGGGTCACATGGTGACCGCGAAGAAGTTCGGGATGAAGGTCACCCGCTACTTCGTCGGTTTCGGCCCGACCATCTGGTCGTTTCGGCGTGGCGAGACCGAGTACGGCCTCAAGGCCATCCCGCTGGGCGGCTTCTGCAAGATCGTCGGGATGACCCCGCAGGACGACGACGTGGCACCCGAGGACGAGTCCCGGGTGATGTGGCGTTTCCCGGTGTGGAAGCGGACGATCGTGATGTCCGCCGGGTCGATCACCCACTTCGGGCTGGCGATCGTCGCCCTGTGGCTGGCCGCGGTCTTCATGGGTCTGCCCAACCCGGATTTCCCCTCCTCGGAGGAGCAGGCCCGTGAGGAGCCGGCGGTCGTCGCGGTCACCGACTGTGTCGTCGTCGAGAACGTCTCCCGGGTGTGCGCGGCGACCGACCCGGCCAGCCCTGCCGCCGAGGCCGGCCTGCGCGACGGCGACCGGATCCTCGCGGTCGACGGTGCCCCGGTGCAGACCTGGGGCGACATGCTGGAGGTCGTCCGGGGCGCGGAGCCGGGAACGGCGACGATCACCTACGAGCGCGACGGCACGACCGGGACCGTCGAGGCGGATCTCGCGGCGGTGCAGCGGCCGGCGTTGGGCAGCGACGACGGGCCGGTGAGCACGGTCGCCGCGCTCGGTGTCGGGCTGCGCATCGAGAAGCCCGGCTTGGTGACGTACGGGCCGCTGGAGGCGTTCGGCGCGACCGGCGACTACCTGCGGGAAATGGCGATCGGCACCGTCGAGGCGATGATGCGGATCCCGGAGAAGATCCCCGCGCTGTGGGCGTCGATCACCGGCGCCGAGCGGGACATCGACACCCCGATCAGCGTGGTCGGCGCCAGCCGGCTCGGCGGGGAGGCGGTGGCGAACGACGCCTGGGAGCTGTTCGTCCTGCTGTTCATCTCGTTGAACTTCTTCGTCGGGGTGTTCAACCTGCTGCCGCTGCTGCCACTCGACGGCGGCCACATCGCGATCATCTGGTTCGAGAAGCTACGGTCCTGGCTGTACGCCGCCATCGGCCGTCCCGATCCGGGCCGGGTCGACTACTTCAAGTTGATGCCCCTCACGTACGTGGTCCTGTTGGTCGGTGGCGCGTTCACGCTGCTGACCGTCACCGCGGACGTGGTCAACCCGATCACGCTGTTCACGAGGTGA